TTGGGTTTGACCCGACGTGGGTTGGGAATATGTTGGCGACAGTGGACCTGTACTACCAGAGGGGACACTACGATAAGGCTCTAGAGACCTCGGACCTGTTTGTCAAGAGTATCCATGCAGAGGAGCGCAGAGCAGGGAAACAGCCCAAGATCAACTGCCTGTTCCTTCTCATGAGGGCGAAACTGTTGtaccagaagaaaaactacATGGCGAGTCTGAAATCGTTCCAGGAATTGCTCGTCACGAACCCAGTGCTGAAACCGGACCCGAGGATTGGTATCGGTCTATGTTTCTGGCAGTTGAAGGACTACCAAATGGCCATCAGCGCATGGGAGAGGGCGCTCGAATTGGACCCAGAGAACAAGACGGCATCGATACTGTGCCTGTTGGGCAAATTCCACAACAGTATTACAGATTCTAAGAACGATACACAGTTCACAGAAAGCTTCACCAAAGTTCTGACGGAATTGAATGACATATATACGAACAACAAGGAGAACCCCGTCCTCTTGATCCTCCTACAAAGCTACTACTATTTCACTGGAGACTACTCAAGAGTCATTAAAATCTACGAAGCAAAGATATCTCCCAATGCATCCCTGATCACCCCAACGTTGATGTCGGATTCGACGTTTTGGTGCGGGAGAGCTCAATACGCTTTGAATAACTACAGAGAGGCGTTCGTTATGTTCCAGGAGAGTTTGAAGACGAATGAGGATAACTTGCTTGCCAGGTTTGGTGTAGGGCAGTCCCAAATAAAGACGAATCTAGTGGAGGAGAGCATTTTGACTTTTGAAAACCTGTACAAGACAAATGAGAACATCCAGGAATTGAACTACGTTCTGGGACTATTATACGCTGAGAAGTGCCTAAACACTCGTTCCAGAAAGAAACTCTCCGGTAAGGATTCCAACTTCCTCATCACAAAGGCATTGCAGTACTTGGAAAAGTACATCAACTTAACGACAGCCAAGAAGAACCAACTGATCATTAAGAGGGCGTATTTGGTGATGTCCGAATTGTATGAACTGCAAAACCAATATAAAAAATCGTTAGAACTTCTGTCCAAGGCTGCTGAAGAACTACAGCTTATTGACGATGGCCACGTCCCACCGGAAGTATTCAACAATTTGGGGTTTTTCCATTTTATCAACGGAGATCACGCCAAAGCCATGgaatattttgataaaaCGAAAAAATTGGTTACCGAATTGAAGGACAAAAGCCTCGAACTTACGATAGATTTTAACATTGGGAGGACTTTGGAAGGCGATCAAGTCGGCGAAGCGCAAGATATCTACAAGGGAATACTCACGGAACATCCAGCATACGTAGCAGCCCGGATACGGTCGCTCTTCTGCCAAATCTTGAACCGGGAAAAGACGACCACGTTAGCGCATGATCTGAAACAGCTGTTGCACGATTTCTCCGATGATTTGGAGGTCCGTGCATTTTACAGTTGgtatttgaagaactgcGATATAAAGGACAGCGACGCATTGGAGACGGCGCACAGTAAGGAGACGCTGGTGAAGTACGATTCTCATGATCTATATGCGCTAATCTCGTTGGCGAACCTTTACTGTGTGATCGCAAAGGAGGCCAAAAAATCAAGTTCCTcaaaagagcaagaaaagTCCAAACACTCGTACTTAAAGGCTACGCAACTCTACCAAAAAGTGTTACAAATTGATCCTCTGAATGTGTTTGCTGCACAGGGTATAGCCATTGTGTTTGCCGAGAGCAAGAGGCTGGGCCCCGCGTTGGAGATCTTTAGGAAAGTGAGAGACTCGATCCACAACGTTGATGTGCACATCAACATCGCGCACTGCCTGTTGGAGATGAACGACTACGTGAAGGCAGCTGAGAACTACGAGATCATTTTAAAGAAGTTCGACAAGGAGATCCCCAACAGGGCGTACATTTTGAACCTGCTGGGCAAAGTATGGTACCTGCGTGGTTGTAAAGAGCGGAACGTTGGGTTTTTACAGAAATCTCTTGGGAACATTAAGTTGGCAATTGAAGATGAATCCTGTAAGACTCCACTGAACGGTAAGTTTTTGAACCGGTTGCAGTTCAATCTCACGTTACTGCAATTCCAGATTTTGGAGACTCTTCGTAGGTCTGCTGCAAAGAACAGGACTCTGGCGGACTTGAAATCTGCCTCCGAGGAATTGACTCATGCTGTTTCTGTGTTGAAGCATCTGAGGGACGCTGATGATTTCAAGATTGTCTCTCAAGAGGAATTGGAGCAAAGAATTCAGCTTGCGGAGACGACGATGCGTACTTCTCTGGACCGTTGTATCACTGAACAGGAAGCCTTTGAACGGGAGCAGAACTCCAAGTTGGACGAGGCACGTaagatcttggagatgAAGGAGCAACAAGAGCGGGAAACGCGGGCGAAGGAGGATATGGAGAAGCTCACGAAGCTTGCCCGGCAGAAGGAGGAGTACCAACGGTTGCAAGACGAGGCACAGAAGTTGATCCAAGAACgtgaaacttttgaagttggtgAAAACGACGTGGCGTACCGATCATCGGACAGCGGTGCTGTAGATGATGacgccgccgccgccggGGACGGGAAGAGGCAGAAGAAGCGGAAGACGAAGCAGGGTACCAAGGCGAAGAGGACAAAACGGGACGCTGTGGCCGAGTCCAGCGACGGGGACAGCGACGGGGAAGAGATCGCTGTCCGCAAGAGAGCGAAACGGTCCGCCAATGCGGATGCCTCGGTCGAGGAGAGCGACAGGGAGGAGGCACAACTGTCCCCTCCCGCGAGCGACGATGACCAGGACGGGTTGTTCTAAAGTGTAAGTAATtaatgtatatatatgcgATGTATGTACGGTAAAAGTTTGATGAGAAGGAGGAACCCTTCACAGGTCACTGAAGCAGCCACTTCTTGGAGTCCCTGTAGGCTTCATGTGCCTCTTTGTAAACGGTCTTCTCCCACTCGTCCATTGTGAGCATGAACGGGCTGCTGTGGTGGACCCCATTTTGGCGAGACGCCAGTGGCCCTGCCAAGTCGTCCAGAGTGCGTTCTACAAGAGTGACGTTCGCCGCGTTGCTGTTAATCTCTTGAGCACGCGCAAGCAGCAGCCGTGCCACGGTCTCCCCGAGCTCCGCGTCGCTGAATAAGTTGACCCACTTGACCGCGAGCGCGTAGAAGTAGGGACTCACCGCGTGCAAGTCGAGAGCAACCGGGTCCGCCTTGACCGCGTTCATGACCCGAGCTGCAAACGTATCCGGTGGCAGCAACTCGACAAATGGCGtgtcaccgtcaccgtcgCCCTCACCGTCACCAGCACCAACGATGGCCAGGATCCGAGCAAGCCACAGGGGCAACTCCAACTTGCTGTTCCGCGCAACGGACTCACCGGGCTGCCCAGCGAGAAACCCGACTTGGGCCACCTCCAGTTGGAACTTGCAGGGCACCTCCACGGCGTCCGCAAGCACGTCGTCCACGTCGAAGTATCCCATCGCGGTGCTTCTGGGAGGGTTCTTGGACCCCAGCCAGTCGCGGACGTAACCCTCGCGTTTTACTCCACAGCTAAAGCGGGACGTTTTTGACCGACGATCAACGGTGGAAGGGGTCTGttcgctgctgttgctgttggggTTCGAGGTGTTCTCAGTTCCTGCTTGTCCTGTATTTAAGCCGTGGGTGTGCTAAGTCTGTGTGTGATAAGTGTGTCGGTTCTTTCGCTGGTTCGTCTGTTCCTACACTCCAAGCAGAGCATTCTACGTGTAGGTATAGGTATAGAGATGGTGTGCGATAGTGTTGTGTACCACCCGACGGTGACGAGACTGGTCCAGTTCCTGGACACCACAGCTGGCAGGGAGAAGCTGCTGCGGTTGCTGCAGTACCTGTGCAGGTTTCTTGCCTCGAGGGGCTCCCTGGGACCAGGGAAGTACTTGGCCAAGACGTTGCAGTTGCAGTTCACGATGGTGAGGAAACTGTTGCGGTTCGCGAAACCTTTGAACCACTTGCAACTGGCCGCGAAGTTCTACGACGCACGGCTCGACGCGGACTCCGCAGTGCGCGCGTTGCAAGTCGCGAAGAACCTCATGTTCGCCGTGTACCTCACACTCGACCAGGTCAACTTGCTCCGTATCCTCAAGATTGTCCCCACGACACAGCTCACGGGGAACAAAGTGCCCCGGTGGGCCAACTGGTTTTGGTTGCTCGCCCTGGTGAACGGGTTGCTTCTCGATGTCCGCAACTTACAAGTGTCCCTTGCAAAACTGGCACAACTCAAGGGTGCAGAGACCAGTGAGAAGCAAGCAGAGGCCAATGGCCAGCCTACAGAGGAAGCTGCTGCCCGCACGTTCCAAGCAGTAGCGAAGCAGAAGTTTGCAGCGACGAGAAGACTTGTCTGGGACGCGGCAGACACGTTCATCGTCCTCAACAACCTCGGGTATCTACACAGCAACGACGGCTCCATCGGGCTCGCAGGTGTCTTTACCTCCTTCCTGGGACTGCAAGACCTGTGGAAGTGAGCCGGGGCGCGTCCCTTCCTATATCTTTATGTATTGCTTTTAAAGTTCAGTATACGTTACACGCTGTTTTACCTACAAGATGCGAACAAAACCCAATTGGCCTAGCTGCCTTCGACTAATCAGTTCCAATCGATCTCTGCCAGGCTCAACCCAGGGCAACATTGACTCGTCCCACTGTGCCGTCCACAACTCATCGATATTTGAATAAAATTCAGCTTCGAGTCGAAACGGTGTCCCAGACAGcgcacagcagcagcagcagcgcAGACGCACCGCGGGAGCAATGGTCGAGGGAGCCGCGTTTGGGATTCCAGTGAACGTGAACACATCCGCACAGAACTCTCCGGGGCCTCTGCATCCACAGGGGAGACCCAGTGCGGCCGGTGCAGCCAGTGCGGCCGGTGGGGCTGTTAATGTACCCGCTCGGTCACCCAATGGAGCCGCTGGAGTAGGTGCGAGGGGGCAGCCCGGTGGGGAGATTGACGTGTCGCGGCTGGATCCGCAGCAGAGACAGCGGCTACTCTTACAACAGCGCGCCATgcagcaacagagacaGCAGCAGGCTCTGCAGAACTACGAGGCACAGTTCTACCAGCTGCTTGCGATCCACAACAAGAAACCGAAGCGACTGTACAATTTTGCAGAGAACACAGACGATATACTAGCCAAATACGAACAATACCGGCCAAGCTTCGAGTTCCACATCTACGAAAGTAACTACAAGATATGCGCTCCAGCGAATACAAGActacaacagcagcagagtGCTCCGGAACTGTCCAACGATGGTCTCGTACTTaacaagaacaaccaaACGCTCAAGGAGTTTTTGGAGTACGTAGCGAGAGGAAGAATACCAGAGGCCATAATGGAGGTTCTCAGGGACTCTAACATTCAATTCTACGAGGGGAACCTGATCCTACAAGTTTACGACCACACAAACACCGTGGATGTTGCACCCAGGTCAAAACCACCAAGTGTCGCTCCAACAGGTGTCCCGCCAACAAGCATCCCACCACAAACACCGGGCCAGGGCAGCGTGGCGCCCAGTAACGCAACGTCACAAAGTGCAGTAAAGACAGAGAACCCAAATGTGACGacaaagaaagaacaaaacaCTTCGACTTCGACTCCTGAACCGCAGGggaaaactttgaaacgACCTAGAGTATACCGTACCCTTTTGAAACCCAACGATTTAACAAGGTATTACGATATGATGACATTGGCGGACCAGGCGAGGTTCTCCGACAGTATATACCAGCAGCTTGAGGCAGAAGTACTTTGCCTGACCAAACGAAATTTAAACCTCGAGGTCAACCTGAACCCTTACGAACACAGGGACAAACTGGATGTCAGCAAAGTTTTCACAGAACCCATATGTGATGAGGATACTGGTAAAGTAACGTTCAAACACAGGGAGGAGTCCACAAGACCAGGGACAAAGGGAGTTGTAGGGCACATTGAAGAACATGAAGACCTGCCCCAGCATAGCTCCAACTATGAGCAGCTGATGCTCATTATGAATGACAGAACAACAAGCTCTACAAACTCTACATTTGCTGCAGCACTCGCGAAGCAGGTATCAAACTCCAATTCCAATAATTCAGATTCCTTGCTCAACTCGAGTGGGAGCAGGAACTCGACGGCGTCATCCGGGAACAGCACTGGATCGAAACAAAGCGCAAAGAGTAATCAGGTCGCTatagcagcagcagctgcCGCTGCAGCGGTTGGGTCCATGAATGAAAATAACCAATTCAGCAGGTTGAAATTCATCGAACAGTGGAGACTGAATAAGGAGAAAAGgaagcaacaacagcaaagCCTTGGGATGAAAGGTGCCAATGCGCAGTTTGACACCAAGATATCGATGACTTTACCATTGAACccacagcaacagctcttacagcaacaacagcagcagcagcaacaacagcaaccgAACAACCAGAAA
The sequence above is a segment of the Huiozyma naganishii CBS 8797 chromosome 11, complete genome genome. Coding sequences within it:
- the CTR9 gene encoding Ctr9p (similar to Saccharomyces cerevisiae CTR9 (YOL145C); ancestral locus Anc_3.5), whose amino-acid sequence is MEGDSAFAGNTAVSATNEYPSVAWPTVLDIPLKASEELVSIDLETDLPDDPADLRTLLVEESSDKEHWLTIAIAYCNQGKIQDGIALIRMALEVFHGAERASLHTLLSWAHLTLAKKDTTDPHLREQCLVNAENDLKDAIGFDPTWVGNMLATVDLYYQRGHYDKALETSDLFVKSIHAEERRAGKQPKINCLFLLMRAKLLYQKKNYMASLKSFQELLVTNPVLKPDPRIGIGLCFWQLKDYQMAISAWERALELDPENKTASILCLLGKFHNSITDSKNDTQFTESFTKVLTELNDIYTNNKENPVLLILLQSYYYFTGDYSRVIKIYEAKISPNASLITPTLMSDSTFWCGRAQYALNNYREAFVMFQESLKTNEDNLLARFGVGQSQIKTNLVEESILTFENLYKTNENIQELNYVLGLLYAEKCLNTRSRKKLSGKDSNFLITKALQYLEKYINLTTAKKNQLIIKRAYLVMSELYELQNQYKKSLELLSKAAEELQLIDDGHVPPEVFNNLGFFHFINGDHAKAMEYFDKTKKLVTELKDKSLELTIDFNIGRTLEGDQVGEAQDIYKGILTEHPAYVAARIRSLFCQILNREKTTTLAHDLKQLLHDFSDDLEVRAFYSWYLKNCDIKDSDALETAHSKETLVKYDSHDLYALISLANLYCVIAKEAKKSSSSKEQEKSKHSYLKATQLYQKVLQIDPLNVFAAQGIAIVFAESKRLGPALEIFRKVRDSIHNVDVHINIAHCLLEMNDYVKAAENYEIILKKFDKEIPNRAYILNLLGKVWYLRGCKERNVGFLQKSLGNIKLAIEDESCKTPLNGKFLNRLQFNLTLLQFQILETLRRSAAKNRTLADLKSASEELTHAVSVLKHLRDADDFKIVSQEELEQRIQLAETTMRTSLDRCITEQEAFEREQNSKLDEARKILEMKEQQERETRAKEDMEKLTKLARQKEEYQRLQDEAQKLIQERETFEVGENDVAYRSSDSGAVDDDAAAAGDGKRQKKRKTKQGTKAKRTKRDAVAESSDGDSDGEEIAVRKRAKRSANADASVEESDREEAQLSPPASDDDQDGLF
- the PSF3 gene encoding DNA replication protein PSF3 (similar to Saccharomyces cerevisiae PSF3 (YOL146W); ancestral locus Anc_3.4) is translated as MGYFDVDDVLADAVEVPCKFQLEVAQVGFLAGQPGESVARNSKLELPLWLARILAIVGAGDGEGDGDGDTPFVELLPPDTFAARVMNAVKADPVALDLHAVSPYFYALAVKWVNLFSDAELGETVARLLLARAQEINSNAANVTLVERTLDDLAGPLASRQNGVHHSSPFMLTMDEWEKTVYKEAHEAYRDSKKWLLQ
- the PEX11 gene encoding Pex11p (similar to Saccharomyces cerevisiae PEX11 (YOL147C); ancestral locus Anc_3.3) is translated as MVCDSVVYHPTVTRLVQFLDTTAGREKLLRLLQYLCRFLASRGSLGPGKYLAKTLQLQFTMVRKLLRFAKPLNHLQLAAKFYDARLDADSAVRALQVAKNLMFAVYLTLDQVNLLRILKIVPTTQLTGNKVPRWANWFWLLALVNGLLLDVRNLQVSLAKLAQLKGAETSEKQAEANGQPTEEAAARTFQAVAKQKFAATRRLVWDAADTFIVLNNLGYLHSNDGSIGLAGVFTSFLGLQDLWK
- the SPT20 gene encoding Spt20p (similar to Saccharomyces cerevisiae SPT20 (YOL148C); ancestral locus Anc_3.2), which produces MVEGAAFGIPVNVNTSAQNSPGPLHPQGRPSAAGAASAAGGAVNVPARSPNGAAGVGARGQPGGEIDVSRLDPQQRQRLLLQQRAMQQQRQQQALQNYEAQFYQLLAIHNKKPKRLYNFAENTDDILAKYEQYRPSFEFHIYESNYKICAPANTRLQQQQSAPELSNDGLVLNKNNQTLKEFLEYVARGRIPEAIMEVLRDSNIQFYEGNLILQVYDHTNTVDVAPRSKPPSVAPTGVPPTSIPPQTPGQGSVAPSNATSQSAVKTENPNVTTKKEQNTSTSTPEPQGKTLKRPRVYRTLLKPNDLTRYYDMMTLADQARFSDSIYQQLEAEVLCLTKRNLNLEVNLNPYEHRDKLDVSKVFTEPICDEDTGKVTFKHREESTRPGTKGVVGHIEEHEDLPQHSSNYEQLMLIMNDRTTSSTNSTFAAALAKQVSNSNSNNSDSLLNSSGSRNSTASSGNSTGSKQSAKSNQVAIAAAAAAAAVGSMNENNQFSRLKFIEQWRLNKEKRKQQQQSLGMKGANAQFDTKISMTLPLNPQQQLLQQQQQQQQQQQPNNQKNTKRGANKDGKPKPKKPRKTKKTAATDGGGEPTPKKKRPAKKKQTPADTQPSSTTNTPS